ATAGCAGCACGGGCCGATCGACGGGCCAATGCCGATCTGCAGGTCGGTCGGTTGCGTGCCAAACGCAGCCTGCATCGTCTCAACTGCGCTGGTTGCGATGCCACTCACCGTGCCGCGCCAGCCTGCGTGCACGACACCGACAGCGTGATGTACCGGGTCAAAAAGCAGGAGCGGTACACAGTCAGCCACGATGACGCCGAGTGCAATCGTTGGGTCGTCAGTGACGAGCGCGTCGGTAGTGGGGAAGCCGTCGAACTTCGGAAATCGTCCCCGGCCCCGGTCCCTTGCCGTTACGACTTCAACGCTATTGCCGTGCGTCTGGCGTCCGAGCGTCAGGACTCCTGGATCAATACCCACATCAGCAAGGAATGCGTTGCGATTACGCTCTATGATCTCGCTGTCGGTGTCGCGGCCATGCCCTACGTCGCCTTGATGCCCGGCAGACGGAACGCGTCCACTCATACCGTGGATGAGCGGCGCATCACTCAGCGACGAGAATCGATATGCGACGTGACCAGCAGTTGCGGGTTGGCTCACTGCTCCTCCGTCGCGGCGCGCAGAATGATTTGATCGACCACGAGCTCGACAGGTGCCAGATCGTCGGTAAAGACGCGGTCCTCGCCTGACCACTCGCGGATGTTGCCAGTGTTCAGCGCGATGTCCCCGACCTGCCGAATCAACGAATCCTCAGGGATACCGGCGATATTCGCTGCAAAGTTCTCGATGTCGGTCGGCTGCATCGTGGCGATCACCATACTATTGGTGAAGCGATCAACATCAATGATGTAAACGTTCGGGAAGACAGCGGCCATTGTCGATGCCATCACATCGACCAAACGGAAGTCGGTCGATGTTCGGCCGGCGTTCAGCACAACCACGCCATCATCCGTGAGATGATCGCGCGCCGACTC
This sequence is a window from Thermomicrobiales bacterium. Protein-coding genes within it:
- the pgeF gene encoding peptidoglycan editing factor PgeF; this encodes MSQPATAGHVAYRFSSLSDAPLIHGMSGRVPSAGHQGDVGHGRDTDSEIIERNRNAFLADVGIDPGVLTLGRQTHGNSVEVVTARDRGRGRFPKFDGFPTTDALVTDDPTIALGVIVADCVPLLLFDPVHHAVGVVHAGWRGTVSGIATSAVETMQAAFGTQPTDLQIGIGPSIGPCCYEVGSEVIDAWRARCIDRTEAAVANGGRHLDLWTANLLNLQAADVHPSQVEISGVCVRCRIDRFFSYRAARQGAAHAGRMLLVAQLAERTGE